From the genome of Acidimicrobiia bacterium:
GCAGCATCTTCGGTGGCGGCCAGTTCGGCTTGTTTGGCAGCCATAGCAGCAATGCAGGCTTTTTCGCCTTCTAATGCGAAGTGTAGTCAATATGCTTGGCTGTTGATGGCGCGTTACCGGCAGGTAGTACAGAATAGAAAAATGTCACTCGCTCTTGGGCTATATAAACAATATCCGTATTACGTGGCACCCATAGCACATCTCCAGGACCGGCTTCGAATATTTTGTCACCGACTTGCAACGTGAACTGCCCCTCGAGTATGTAAATAACCTCGTCATAAGTTATATGCCAAGGTATAGAGCAATCTTCAAAAACGCCAATCCCTGCTCCCAGTTCATCGGAAAACGACACATTGACCAAACCGATGGTTTTCATGCCGTTGACAGGCTCAAGATCAAGGTCTTTTTTACGGAATATCTTTGTTTCTAACATAGCGCCTCTCCTTATCGAGTATTAAATACTTTGTAATTGTAATAGTCATATTCGAGATTGGGCTGAAACACCAAGTGGGGTTCCCGATCAAGATTTTGTAGCCCTAAAAGAACCTGACGGCATTATTGTGTTTTTCCAAGGAGCGGAGTGGTTTGTCCCGTTCGGTTAGCGGCCTTTAAAAACCGCTGGCCGGCGTTCAATAAACGACGCCACCCCTTCGGCAGCATCTTCGGTGGCGGCCAGTTCGGCTTGTTTGGCAGCCATAGCAGCAATGCAGGCTTTTTCGCCTTCTAATGCATAGAGGGTTGACGAAGCTTTGGTGGCTTGAACAGCCAAGGGGGCTCCTTGGCAGATGATTTCGGCGATTTCAATGGCTCGATCAAGTTGTTGTCCGGCTGGTACTATTTCTTGCACCAAACCGATGCGGTAAGCCTCGTCAGCATCAAACTCGTCGGATGTCAGCAAGTGGTACATGGCGTTGCCCCAGCCGCCCCGTTGTACAAAACGAATGGTGGCGCCTCCGGTGGCGTAAATGCCCCGTAGAGGTTCAAGCTGAGAGAACCGGCAGTCGTCTGCAGCGATAACGATGTCGCCGGCCAACATGAGTTCAATGCCCAGAGTAAAAGTGATGCCCTGCACGGCGCTAATGACGGGTTTGCTGCAGCGCGAACTCAAGGAGGTGGGGTCTATTTTGTTTTCACCGCGCCCCCGGTCGCCGCCTTTCATTTTGTCGGCCCACTTGGGTAGGTCAAGGCCTGCGGTGAAGTGGTCACCATGGGCAAACAGGACGCCCACCCGAAGGTCCGGATTGCCGTCCAACTCGGTGTAGGCCTCAACCAGTTGACGCATCATTTCTGGGGTGAACCCATTGAGTTTTGCCGGTCGATTTATGCCCATCAACAAAATGTGGCCACGAACTTCGATGGTGATTGAACCTTGGGTTTCGGTCATAGGCATGGTCTAGCGCAACGCCGCACCGAATGCAGCAACGGCCAAGGTGAAATCTGAGGCCTGGCCCCATGTTTCACCTTGTTAAGAGGTGGAGGCTTTTTCGCAGGCCAGGAGGCGGGCTTTAGCTTCGAGACCAGCGGCAAAACCACCTAGGCTGCCGTCGGCTCGCAACACGCGGTGACAAGGGATCAAAACAAGAAACGGGTTCGCTCCGAGCGCTGTACCCACGGCCCGCGTGGCTTTGGGGCGCCCAATGGCAT
Proteins encoded in this window:
- a CDS encoding cupin domain-containing protein; protein product: MLETKIFRKKDLDLEPVNGMKTIGLVNVSFSDELGAGIGVFEDCSIPWHITYDEVIYILEGQFTLQVGDKIFEAGPGDVLWVPRNTDIVYIAQERVTFFYSVLPAGNAPSTAKHIDYTSH
- a CDS encoding crotonase/enoyl-CoA hydratase family protein; translated protein: MPMTETQGSITIEVRGHILLMGINRPAKLNGFTPEMMRQLVEAYTELDGNPDLRVGVLFAHGDHFTAGLDLPKWADKMKGGDRGRGENKIDPTSLSSRCSKPVISAVQGITFTLGIELMLAGDIVIAADDCRFSQLEPLRGIYATGGATIRFVQRGGWGNAMYHLLTSDEFDADEAYRIGLVQEIVPAGQQLDRAIEIAEIICQGAPLAVQATKASSTLYALEGEKACIAAMAAKQAELAATEDAAEGVASFIERRPAVFKGR